From Pleurocapsa minor HA4230-MV1, the proteins below share one genomic window:
- a CDS encoding winged helix-turn-helix domain-containing protein → MIEIKIISASPGMSTQEQLLQLIQARKTGITIKEIKRILNRPISMIQIHLRELIADKAIITHKNRAGVGLIYYPGKNIGVADQIMSQETAISYKL, encoded by the coding sequence GTGATTGAAATAAAGATTATTAGCGCTAGTCCTGGTATGAGTACTCAAGAACAATTATTACAGCTAATACAAGCCAGAAAAACGGGTATAACCATCAAAGAGATTAAACGTATTCTTAATCGTCCCATATCGATGATTCAGATTCATCTTAGAGAATTAATTGCCGATAAAGCCATTATTACCCACAAAAATAGGGCGGGAGTTGGCTTGATTTACTATCCTGGTAAAAATATCGGTGTTGCTGACCAAATAATGTCGCAGGAAACAGCTATAAGCTATAAGCTATAA